One part of the Parasphingorhabdus sp. SCSIO 66989 genome encodes these proteins:
- a CDS encoding YbaB/EbfC family nucleoid-associated protein — protein sequence MKDMEEMMKAAQEAAQNVQNQMQEAQQRLEAVEVEGVSGGGMVKVKATAKGRILSVSIDDSLITPDDKAMLEDLVAAAFNDARAKADKASEEEMAKMSSSLPLPPGFKMPFS from the coding sequence GTGAAGGACATGGAAGAAATGATGAAAGCCGCTCAGGAAGCGGCGCAGAATGTGCAGAACCAGATGCAGGAAGCGCAGCAGCGGCTCGAAGCGGTCGAGGTTGAGGGCGTTTCCGGCGGCGGCATGGTCAAGGTGAAAGCGACCGCCAAGGGCCGTATTTTGAGCGTATCGATCGATGACAGCCTGATCACCCCCGATGACAAGGCGATGCTGGAAGATCTGGTCGCTGCTGCATTTAACGATGCGCGGGCGAAGGCAGATAAGGCGAGCGAGGAAGAAATGGCGAAAATGTCATCATCGCTGCCATTGCCGCCGGGTTTCAAGATGCCGTTCAGCTGA
- a CDS encoding DNA polymerase III subunit gamma/tau: protein MSLGLDLPGGQDSSAATDAAQPYRVLARKYRPQTFSDLIGQSAMVQTLSNAIKRERLAHAFLMTGVRGVGKTSTARLIAKALNCIGPDGQGGPTIDPCGVCEHCVAIAEGRHIDVIEMDAASHTGVDDVREIIEAVRYASVSARYKIYIIDEVHMLSKNAFNALLKTLEEPPAHVKFLFATTEVDKVPITVLSRCQRFDLKRISTELLTEHFATICTKEAVDADHDALMMIARAADGSVRDGLSVLDQAIAHADMALADDAGSDARPHISAEAVRNMLGLSDRTVVRQLLGHVLQGEDGTMLSLLDQQHELGVEPLAQVRALMDMVHAITLAKIDEKAAKSNGLSAEDQAMLSEHAAQMTHGTLHRLWQMLLKAHSEVAHAPDPREAMDMAMLRLVYAASLPDPGAVAKVLDQGGGAAAIAAPASAPSTGPAATNQAEATVAVSQPPAQFAPETANTAAQHQATPAMPFTDLIQALDREGHLELAQIMHDHMRLVDYGDGRIVYQLASKVRSDFEAKLRDALLRLTGKRWQVEKGDGNAQPSIRERALSQAEARKESILQTPLVRAALDAFPDAELIENGEAEAHPDRSLRA from the coding sequence ATGAGCCTGGGGCTTGATCTACCCGGTGGGCAGGATTCTTCAGCAGCGACGGATGCGGCGCAGCCTTATCGTGTTTTAGCGCGCAAATATCGGCCGCAGACCTTTTCTGATCTGATCGGCCAATCGGCGATGGTGCAGACGCTCAGCAATGCTATCAAACGCGAACGGCTGGCGCATGCGTTCCTGATGACCGGGGTGCGCGGGGTGGGCAAGACCTCGACCGCGCGACTGATCGCCAAGGCGCTGAACTGTATTGGTCCGGACGGGCAGGGCGGGCCAACGATTGATCCTTGTGGCGTGTGCGAACATTGCGTTGCGATTGCCGAGGGGCGGCATATTGACGTCATTGAGATGGACGCCGCCAGCCATACTGGCGTCGACGATGTGCGCGAGATTATTGAAGCGGTGCGTTATGCCAGTGTCTCGGCGCGCTATAAAATCTACATCATCGACGAAGTGCATATGCTGTCGAAAAATGCGTTCAACGCATTACTTAAGACCTTGGAAGAGCCGCCAGCGCATGTGAAATTCCTGTTCGCCACCACCGAGGTGGACAAGGTGCCGATTACGGTGCTGTCCCGCTGTCAACGCTTCGATCTGAAACGTATTTCTACTGAGCTGTTGACTGAGCATTTCGCCACTATCTGCACCAAAGAGGCGGTGGATGCAGATCATGATGCGCTGATGATGATCGCGCGCGCCGCTGATGGTTCGGTGCGTGATGGGCTGTCGGTGCTGGATCAGGCGATTGCGCACGCCGATATGGCACTAGCCGATGATGCTGGCAGCGATGCCCGGCCGCATATCTCGGCCGAGGCGGTGCGCAATATGCTCGGCCTGTCCGACCGCACCGTGGTGCGGCAATTGCTCGGCCATGTGCTGCAGGGGGAAGATGGCACGATGCTGTCGCTGCTCGACCAGCAGCATGAGCTGGGTGTCGAGCCGCTGGCTCAAGTGCGGGCGCTGATGGATATGGTGCACGCGATCACGCTGGCGAAGATTGATGAGAAGGCGGCCAAGAGCAATGGCTTGAGCGCCGAGGATCAGGCGATGCTCAGCGAGCATGCGGCGCAGATGACGCATGGCACACTGCACCGGCTGTGGCAGATGCTGCTGAAGGCGCATAGCGAAGTCGCGCATGCTCCCGATCCGCGCGAGGCGATGGATATGGCGATGTTGCGGCTGGTGTATGCGGCTTCGTTGCCCGATCCCGGCGCTGTTGCGAAGGTGCTGGATCAGGGCGGTGGGGCTGCGGCAATCGCGGCTCCGGCTTCTGCACCGTCGACAGGTCCGGCCGCTACCAATCAGGCCGAGGCCACGGTTGCTGTGTCGCAACCGCCGGCGCAATTTGCGCCCGAAACAGCCAATACCGCCGCACAGCATCAGGCCACCCCGGCTATGCCCTTTACCGATCTGATTCAGGCGCTGGACAGGGAAGGGCATTTAGAGCTTGCGCAGATCATGCACGACCATATGCGGCTGGTTGATTATGGCGATGGCAGGATAGTGTATCAGTTGGCCAGCAAGGTCCGCTCCGATTTTGAGGCTAAGTTGCGCGATGCGTTGCTACGGCTGACCGGCAAGCGCTGGCAGGTTGAAAAGGGCGACGGCAATGCCCAACCCAGTATCAGGGAGCGTGCTTTGTCGCAGGCGGAGGCCCGAAAGGAATCAATCCTGCAAACCCCGTTGGTACGGGCTGCGCTTGACGCATTTCCGGATGCGGAATTGATAGAAAATGGTGAGGCAGAGGCCCACCCGGACAGGAGTTTACGCGCGTGA
- the lon gene encoding endopeptidase La, with amino-acid sequence MNQTFPLLPLRDIVVFPQMIVPLFVGRDKSVAALEQAMAANKEIFLVSQLDPACDDPDQNDLYDMGVVATVLQMLKLPDGTVRVLVEGQRRASLEALRTEESVCLAEVSPQEQNSASGTEVAALMRSVVEQFENYTKLNKKMPSETAVQLSEIDDAGALGDAVAAHLNIKVADKQSLLMELDPVKRLELLFGFMEGELGVLQVEKKIRGRVKRQMEKTQREYYLNEQLKAIQSELGDGDGEGGDELSELAQKIREMKLSKDAKTKAEAELKKLRSMAPMSAEATVVRNYLDVLLGLPWGKKSRLKKDISKAQEILDADHFALEKVKERIIEYLAVQSRTNKLKGPILCLVGPPGVGKTSLGKSIAKATGREFVRQSLGGVRDEAEIRGHRRTYIGSMPGKIVNNLKKAGTSNPLFLLDEIDKLGQDFRGDPASALLEVLDPEQNGKFQDHYLEIDIDLSDIMFVTTANSLNLPQPLLDRMEIIRLEGYTEDEKVEIAKRHLVAKQIEAHGLKEGEFTLEDDALRDLIRYYTREAGVRTLEREIAKLARKSLRKIIEGEDEKVVITTENLADFSGVRKFRHGVGEEEHQIGGVTGLAWTEVGGELLTIESVTVPGKGQIKTTGKLGEVMRESVQAAWSYVKARSPSYGIKPDIFNRKDVHIHLPEGAVPKDGPSAGIGMVTSMVSTLTGIPVRKDVAMTGEVTLRGRVLPIGGLKEKLLAALRGGITTVLIPEENQKDLADIPDNITQGLKIIPVAHVDAVLSEALTETLEAIDWTEADELAARPAGFAADQNDPQLPH; translated from the coding sequence ATGAACCAGACTTTCCCTCTTCTTCCGCTGCGTGATATTGTTGTTTTCCCGCAGATGATTGTTCCGCTGTTCGTCGGTCGCGACAAATCAGTCGCCGCGCTGGAACAGGCCATGGCGGCCAATAAGGAGATTTTCCTTGTGTCGCAGCTTGACCCGGCCTGTGACGATCCGGACCAGAATGATCTTTATGATATGGGCGTGGTGGCGACTGTCTTGCAGATGCTGAAACTGCCCGATGGCACCGTCCGCGTGCTGGTCGAAGGCCAACGCCGCGCCAGCCTTGAAGCGCTGCGCACTGAGGAAAGTGTCTGTTTGGCTGAGGTCAGCCCGCAAGAGCAGAACAGCGCCAGCGGTACCGAGGTTGCTGCGCTGATGCGCTCGGTTGTCGAGCAGTTTGAGAATTATACCAAGCTCAACAAGAAGATGCCGAGCGAAACCGCCGTACAACTGTCTGAAATTGACGATGCCGGTGCGCTCGGCGATGCGGTTGCGGCGCATCTCAATATCAAGGTCGCCGACAAGCAATCGCTGCTGATGGAGCTGGACCCGGTCAAGCGGCTGGAACTGCTGTTCGGATTTATGGAAGGCGAGCTCGGCGTGCTTCAGGTCGAGAAGAAAATCCGCGGTCGCGTCAAGCGCCAGATGGAAAAGACACAGCGCGAATATTATCTCAATGAGCAATTGAAAGCGATCCAGAGCGAGCTTGGCGATGGTGACGGCGAAGGCGGCGATGAGCTGTCTGAACTGGCGCAGAAAATCCGTGAGATGAAGCTTTCCAAGGACGCCAAGACCAAGGCTGAGGCGGAGCTGAAGAAGCTGCGTTCCATGGCGCCGATGTCAGCCGAAGCCACAGTTGTGCGAAACTATCTTGATGTGCTGCTCGGCCTGCCTTGGGGCAAAAAGTCGCGGCTGAAGAAAGATATCAGCAAGGCGCAGGAAATCCTTGATGCCGACCATTTCGCGCTGGAAAAGGTCAAGGAACGCATCATCGAATATCTCGCGGTGCAAAGCCGGACCAACAAGTTGAAAGGCCCGATCCTCTGCCTTGTCGGCCCTCCGGGAGTCGGCAAGACCTCGCTGGGTAAGTCGATTGCCAAGGCGACTGGACGCGAATTTGTCCGTCAGTCACTCGGCGGTGTGCGCGATGAGGCGGAAATCCGTGGCCATAGGCGGACCTATATCGGCTCGATGCCGGGCAAGATCGTCAATAATCTCAAAAAAGCGGGCACATCCAATCCGTTGTTCCTGCTCGACGAGATTGACAAGCTGGGTCAGGATTTCCGGGGTGATCCGGCATCAGCGCTGCTTGAGGTTCTTGATCCCGAACAGAATGGCAAGTTTCAGGACCATTATCTTGAGATTGATATTGACCTGTCGGACATCATGTTCGTCACTACGGCCAATTCGCTTAACCTGCCGCAGCCGCTGCTTGATCGCATGGAGATCATCAGGCTCGAAGGCTATACCGAGGATGAGAAGGTCGAGATTGCCAAGCGCCATCTGGTGGCCAAGCAGATTGAAGCGCATGGCCTGAAAGAAGGCGAATTCACGCTCGAAGACGACGCCCTGCGCGATCTGATCCGCTATTATACCCGCGAGGCCGGGGTGCGGACGCTGGAGCGTGAGATCGCCAAGCTGGCGCGCAAATCGCTGCGTAAGATAATCGAAGGCGAGGATGAGAAGGTGGTCATCACCACCGAAAATCTTGCCGACTTCTCCGGTGTGCGCAAATTCCGCCATGGTGTCGGCGAGGAAGAGCATCAGATTGGCGGCGTCACCGGGCTGGCCTGGACCGAGGTTGGCGGTGAGTTGCTGACGATTGAGTCGGTCACGGTCCCGGGCAAAGGGCAGATCAAAACCACCGGCAAGCTCGGCGAGGTAATGCGGGAGTCGGTTCAAGCGGCGTGGTCCTATGTCAAGGCACGCTCGCCTTCCTACGGTATCAAACCGGATATCTTTAATCGCAAGGATGTCCATATCCACCTGCCCGAAGGCGCAGTGCCCAAAGATGGGCCGTCTGCCGGCATTGGTATGGTCACATCGATGGTCTCTACGCTCACCGGAATCCCGGTCCGTAAAGACGTCGCGATGACCGGTGAAGTAACGCTGCGAGGCAGGGTCTTGCCTATTGGTGGGCTTAAGGAGAAGCTACTTGCGGCATTACGCGGTGGTATTACGACAGTATTAATTCCTGAAGAAAATCAAAAGGATCTGGCGGATATTCCCGACAATATCACGCAAGGCTTAAAGATTATTCCCGTGGCCCATGTCGATGCAGTGCTCAGCGAAGCACTTACCGAGACGCTGGAAGCGATTGACTGGACCGAGGCGGATGAACTGGCAGCACGGCCCGCCGGATTTGCCGCTGACCAGAATGATCCGCAATTGCCGCACTAA
- the rlmB gene encoding 23S rRNA (guanosine(2251)-2'-O)-methyltransferase RlmB: MKRGRQAKQKKASRQRGRGGSAVAPRFWGHHAVEAALANPEREVRKLLGTRNALSELEIPEQLPVQYCELTDLALLVPPDAPHQGVVAEVAPLEDIGLPECLDRADGKPLVILDQVTDPRNIGAIFRSALAFGAGAIITQDRHAPPESGVIAKAASGALDRLPWVRVVNLSRALEEMADAGYWRVALTGHGEKAYADAVGTGPVALVLGAEGEGLRPNVAAHCDIEAYLPIEEAMESLNVSNAAAIALYVLSTREK; encoded by the coding sequence ATGAAAAGAGGACGGCAGGCAAAGCAGAAAAAGGCATCGCGTCAGCGTGGCCGCGGCGGATCAGCGGTTGCGCCGCGTTTTTGGGGACATCATGCGGTAGAGGCGGCGCTGGCCAATCCGGAACGTGAGGTACGCAAGCTGTTGGGCACGCGCAATGCGCTGTCTGAACTGGAGATTCCCGAGCAACTGCCGGTGCAATATTGCGAGCTCACCGATCTGGCGCTTTTGGTGCCACCCGATGCGCCGCATCAGGGTGTTGTGGCCGAGGTTGCGCCACTAGAAGATATCGGCCTGCCCGAATGCCTTGATCGCGCAGACGGCAAGCCGCTGGTAATCCTCGACCAGGTTACCGATCCGCGCAATATCGGTGCGATCTTTCGGTCTGCCCTCGCCTTTGGCGCGGGCGCGATCATTACCCAGGATCGCCATGCGCCGCCGGAATCCGGTGTCATCGCCAAAGCAGCCTCAGGCGCGCTTGACCGGCTGCCCTGGGTGCGGGTGGTCAATCTGTCTCGGGCGCTCGAGGAAATGGCCGATGCCGGATATTGGCGGGTGGCGCTGACCGGCCATGGCGAAAAGGCCTATGCCGATGCGGTCGGCACCGGGCCCGTGGCGCTGGTACTGGGCGCAGAGGGCGAAGGCCTGCGCCCTAATGTCGCCGCGCATTGCGATATAGAGGCCTATCTACCGATTGAGGAGGCTATGGAGAGCCTGAATGTCTCCAATGCGGCGGCGATTGCGCTATATGTGTTGAGCACCAGAGAGAAGTGA
- a CDS encoding HU family DNA-binding protein: MNKNDLIGAVADHSGLSKNDAGKAVEAVFDSITSTLSKGGEVRLVGFGTFSVTERKASTGRNPRTGEPMQIAASTQPKFKAGKGLKDAVN; the protein is encoded by the coding sequence ATGAACAAGAATGATCTAATTGGTGCAGTCGCTGATCACAGCGGTCTTAGCAAAAATGACGCTGGCAAAGCTGTTGAAGCTGTTTTTGATTCCATCACCAGCACGCTCAGCAAAGGCGGCGAAGTCCGTCTGGTTGGTTTCGGTACCTTTTCAGTGACCGAGCGCAAGGCATCAACCGGCCGTAACCCGCGTACCGGCGAGCCAATGCAAATTGCAGCCTCGACCCAGCCAAAGTTCAAGGCTGGCAAGGGCCTGAAAGACGCCGTCAACTAA